The nucleotide window TAATTGAAGTACTATCCTGCCAAGCATGTACTATTTTAGGCCTATCTGCCTTAAACCTCATATATAAAGCTAAAATCTCATGAAAAATCTCAATTGGTAAGAAATTCATAAGGCTAGCATGATCATAATTTTTTAAATAAACGATTTTATTTCTAAATTTGTCATATTGCAATGACTCAACAGCAATATTCTTATCTTTTAATAAAGGTAGATAAAACCCATATTCTGATAATGGTTCCAGATAATTACAATACAACTTTAGGGTCTGATATTCAGCCTTTTCCTTCAACCCAAATAGCGTATTTACTAACTGACGTTCAGCACCACCTGCCGCAAGACTGTTATTAATAAGAATAGTTAAGTCAGAAGCTTCAAAACATGAACTACTTTCAGTATAAATTTTGGCTAATAACTCCGCAAATAAAAGATGAGAAGATGATTTCTCTTCAATATTTTTATATCTGAAGAAAAATTTACTTATTTCCACCTTTAACTTATCAGAAATGACCCTATTTATCAGACTAGATCTTGATAAATAACGCTTAGCCCTAGATAGTAGAAAAACTAGTCTGTCTTTAATGTACTTAGATAGTAGGTACGGGGTAATTCCTTGATAAATAGCAAAATAAATTCTAGGTTGTAAGCTTATGATTGCTTGCATAAAGATTTTTTTAGTTAATAGCTCCTTCGGTCCCAAGAAAAAAATAGGCTGCCTTTTTAATAAAAAAGATTCTATCCTTCGCCAGTTCACTCCTTCATTGGTTAAGTTAACATCTAAATAATTATAATTTGGTGTATAACTACCAAGATAAATGTCATTTTCATTATTATCAATAAAAATATCTTCGTTCATTTCAAAAGGAATAACTAAATAAAATCTACTTTCACCCAATGAATTAAAGAATTTTATTATATCAGTAAGCTTTAGACTAATTACATACATTTAATCTTCCTTTTTATACCCAACATACACCAGATTTGAGCCATATCCCTGATAAATTGGAACATTATTGGTTAGCTTATCAAGAAAATCAATAACTAAACTAGTACTACCACTGGATAAACTCGAAAAAAAGGTATTGTCAGCAAAGTCCAACTGATGAGTAACAATTTCCTGTAGTCCAAATTTTTGCATAGTGTTTTTTAAGGTTACTGGGTTAAAAGATCTAACATGTTGCCATCGATGAAATATGCTATTACACGATGGGCAATAACACATATTACCATTAAGATCTTCATTATTTGGAGTAGTAATAATAAGTTTACCATGTGGTTTTAATAACTCTAATACGCTATTAATAACAGTATCAAAATCATTTTCCAGAATATGTTCAATAACTTCTATCATTAAGATAATATCAAATTTTTGATTCTGTTCAGCAATACCATTAAAGTTTGTATACTCACTCAGATTTTTTTTCAAAAGCAGTGCACGCTCGGGTGATGGCTCGTACGCATAAAATTCAGCATCATGATTTTTTGAGCACAAAACCCTTAAAAGATCTCCATTACCAGCTCCAAAATCAAGTATCTTATTATTAGGGTTAATAAAGTATTTCAAAATTACGGCAAGATTAGCACCACTTTGCCGAGAAAAACTTAATTCGCTAAGTGTTGTTCTAGCTACACCATCCCAAAATTTATTTACAAGAAGATTATCCCATTCAATATACTTTGGTACATTGAAGTAATCTTTAGAAACATTTTCGGAATCAATTACTTCTAACAGATTATTATGCTGCTTGATTATAAAAGCCTGCCCCGTAGGAAGCATCACAATCCGTTCTGGTTTATCCTGTAAAAAGAAATCTACTGCTGCCTTAGCCCCTGGGCATGAGTTAAAACCATAGTCATCAAAAAGAATAATGCCAGTCACGACAAGTCGAGGATAAAAGAATATTAAGGCATCCAACGTCGGCTGATATAAATCTACATCTAGATGAATAAAACAAAACTTTAAATTTCCAACCTCATTAAATCTGCTTGGGATCCACCCCTTATAAGTTATGAAATTATCAAACTCTGCTAAATTATTTTTTACCATATCTTCACTAATCTTCATATCTCCTTTAGTCCAATAGACACCATCTTTGCCAGATGGGGAAGACAGACCTTCGAATGAATCAAATAAATGAATCATCTTTTGTGCCTTGGTAAAATATTTACATAAAAAATATGCAGACTGTCCAGTATAAACCCCACATTCAGCAAGATCTCCATCGATATGACTAATTAAATTTAGCAAGTTCTTTAATACATACTTCCGATCCAAACTATGCCAGTTATGGCTATCCATCAATTTTGCATAATCATTCAAATATTCTTGATCTTCAAGAAAAAGCCTTCCAAATTCACTAAACTTGTATTTGGAATAAATAATCTTACTAAGAGCTTCCATTGCATTATACTTATCAATTTCTTTTGCATTGGTATCAAAGCTAGTTAAACTCCTTGATAAAAGCTCTTCTAACTCTTCATCTTTAATTAAAATAACCGTTCTAAAATTTACTAAAATAATCTTAATAATCAGAGTTAATTTTTGTAGCAAAGTAAATAATTTGCTGATCTTTGTTCTAAGCATATGTTTCTTCTCTTTCTATTAGTAATCTAGATTCAAGATTGACAATTGAGGCATCAAGTATGCAATCAGCTCCATCTACTTTAAAATAAGTAGCATCTTCAATAAAATCAACTTTATTTCCAGTATTAAAATTCGCAATCCCAAGAGTAACAAAATACTCTCCGTTTGCTAGCCACATTCTACATTTTACCTTAAATACTATCAACTCATTTGCTGCTACAGTTATAGATTCAGAATATTGCAAAATATTGGTGGTGCCCCACACAATCCGCCCTTTAACATCTTTAATTACAAACCCACCAGAAATATCCGCCATCTGCGTAGCAAATCCGAATTTAAAGTACAAATAACACTCTTCTCCAGACAAAACCCTATTTATCAATTCACCCTTAGAATTGAGTAAACCAAACTCATAAATAGCACCAACAGAAGAACCATAACGCATGCTGGGCTCTAATCTATTTTGGACTAGCAGGTCTTGATCAGCACCACCTCTAAATAATATATTATGGTATATTTTAGTAGCCTCAAGTGGAGAAGATATAGAATGAACTTTACCTTCCTCTAAAATTATAGCTCGATCACAAAAAGTAGTAATTGTATTCTCATCATGGGATACAATCAATACGGTTACCTGTTTTGCTTTTAAGCTATGAATCCACTGATAACATTTGGCCTGAAACTTTGCATCACCAACAGATAAAGCTTCATCAATAATCAAAATATCTGGCTCAACACTAATTGCAGTACTAAATGTCAGTCGTGACTGCATACCTGTCGAATAAGTCTTGAATGGTTGATCAATGACATCTCTTAACTCACTAAACTCAATAATTGAATCAATTTTAGTATCAATTTCGGCTTTGCTCATCCCTAAGCATAACCCACCCATATAAATATTTTCTCTACCCGAATATTCCGGATTAAAGCCGGTACCTAACTCCAATAATGCTGTCACCCTACCATTAACAAAAATCTCCCCGCCATCAGCAGTTAAGGTACCAGCTAATATCTTTAACAAAGTACTCTTCCCTGCTCCATTTCTGCCCATAATACCAATCGTTTCACCTTTTTCAACGCAAAAGCTGATATCATTTAATATTATTTTCTCTTTTAAATTCCCCCAGTTAAACATACCTTTTAATAACGCCAAAGGTGAATCGTAAACTTTGAAACTTTTTTGTACATTCTTCAATTCAATAACTTTAGAATCCGAGGTCATATAATTTCACCGAAATAGCGCTTAGTCAAATTAAAAAAACGAATCCCCACAAACAGTAAAAATACAACAGAAGAAGGAAGAACAAACCAGGCTATCAGATGAACAGGATGACCCCAAAAAATAATGTCTTGCCAACACCAGATCAAATAGCTAAAAGGATTACAGTAAAAAATGAATTGTAACTTACTAGGTACTGAAGATGGATTATATAAAATTGGTTGCAAAAAAAGATTTACAGAACAGAACACAGATATAATGTCTTTTAAGTCACGAAAAAAAACTCCAAATGCAGATAAAAAGTAAGCAAAGCCAATCATAATCAGAAGCAATAGAGCTAACAATAATGGCAACAATATCATCAGTATATTTAAATACCCACTAACAATAGCGAAAAAGATCATTACTACAAAAATAGGTAGATAACTTAAAAAACTGGCAAGCGCAACTTTCAATGGCAAAACAGCAATTGGAAAAGCGACCTGTTTTACTAACTTTGAATGGGTAATCAGTATTGTTGAAGAGCGATTAAGAATATCCTGTAGAATAAGCCATGGTACTATACCAGCAAGCACACATACGGAGAAATTTTCCAAGTGACCACTATAAGTATAGCGATTAGGGAATACATATGTAAAGAGAATAACATACATTGATATCATAAACAGTGGTTGACCAAATGCCCATAAAGCACCTAACACTTGTCCTGTATGCCGCTCTTTTAATTCATTTTTTGTTAATTCTATTATTAACTCTCTATTTTTTACCAAAAATTGATACATTATTACCTTTATTTTACAGCTAGGTTATTTTAAGTTTAGTTGTTTTAGATTTAATATCAAGCTGAATCAAATTCATAACCACATAACACACAATAAACGGAAATTTATATCTGGTTAATGTTCCATAATTAAATACAACATAAGAATATATTATACAAGAAGATAACAACATAAATTCAAGATAACAATAACTCCAAAACTGCTTATTTATTATACGGATATAGACAATCATAAGTAGGGGAAAAAACAGTAGTATATTTTCACAAGACTGAATAATCTGCAAATCATTCTTGGCTGTTAATATAAATGGTTTTATCAGGAAATTAAATGCATCAAAATAATTGAATTTTGGGGCTAGCTCTTTAGGTAAACCAGTATTCTCCGCATACATACGAACTCTATAATACTCTAATAAAGTCCCAAATTCATTTAAGAATAAATAAGCGCCAACTATAAGTCCAAATGATAATATTACTCGTGAACCATTTTTTAATTCTAAAATATTTTTTATACAAATAGTCAAACATAACACAACAACATTTTGTGGCTTTACTACAAATAAGCCCCCAAAGTGATTATGGCAAAAATAAGCTTGGGATTTATTATTGCATAATATAAAGACATCAACATTAAAAATAAAATTAATATATCCCTTAATCCAAGTGAACTATATAAAATTAAACTTGGATAACATAAATAAAAAGCCTTAAAAAATAGAGCAAGATTTTTGTCTTCTAGCTCTCTTAAGATAAAAATAAACATCCCAAGATAAATTAGATAATTTATATAAGCTATACTTTTTACCGAGACAATAAATAATGGAAAAACAGCGAAAAATATTCCAGTATACTTTATCGTACTGGGTTCGCTAGTTCTAAAATGATCGCG belongs to Aquella oligotrophica and includes:
- a CDS encoding ABC transporter ATP-binding protein; this translates as MTSDSKVIELKNVQKSFKVYDSPLALLKGMFNWGNLKEKIILNDISFCVEKGETIGIMGRNGAGKSTLLKILAGTLTADGGEIFVNGRVTALLELGTGFNPEYSGRENIYMGGLCLGMSKAEIDTKIDSIIEFSELRDVIDQPFKTYSTGMQSRLTFSTAISVEPDILIIDEALSVGDAKFQAKCYQWIHSLKAKQVTVLIVSHDENTITTFCDRAIILEEGKVHSISSPLEATKIYHNILFRGGADQDLLVQNRLEPSMRYGSSVGAIYEFGLLNSKGELINRVLSGEECYLYFKFGFATQMADISGGFVIKDVKGRIVWGTTNILQYSESITVAANELIVFKVKCRMWLANGEYFVTLGIANFNTGNKVDFIEDATYFKVDGADCILDASIVNLESRLLIEREETYA
- a CDS encoding class I SAM-dependent methyltransferase, whose translation is MLRTKISKLFTLLQKLTLIIKIILVNFRTVILIKDEELEELLSRSLTSFDTNAKEIDKYNAMEALSKIIYSKYKFSEFGRLFLEDQEYLNDYAKLMDSHNWHSLDRKYVLKNLLNLISHIDGDLAECGVYTGQSAYFLCKYFTKAQKMIHLFDSFEGLSSPSGKDGVYWTKGDMKISEDMVKNNLAEFDNFITYKGWIPSRFNEVGNLKFCFIHLDVDLYQPTLDALIFFYPRLVVTGIILFDDYGFNSCPGAKAAVDFFLQDKPERIVMLPTGQAFIIKQHNNLLEVIDSENVSKDYFNVPKYIEWDNLLVNKFWDGVARTTLSELSFSRQSGANLAVILKYFINPNNKILDFGAGNGDLLRVLCSKNHDAEFYAYEPSPERALLLKKNLSEYTNFNGIAEQNQKFDIILMIEVIEHILENDFDTVINSVLELLKPHGKLIITTPNNEDLNGNMCYCPSCNSIFHRWQHVRSFNPVTLKNTMQKFGLQEIVTHQLDFADNTFFSSLSSGSTSLVIDFLDKLTNNVPIYQGYGSNLVYVGYKKED
- a CDS encoding ABC transporter permease → MVKNRELIIELTKNELKERHTGQVLGALWAFGQPLFMISMYVILFTYVFPNRYTYSGHLENFSVCVLAGIVPWLILQDILNRSSTILITHSKLVKQVAFPIAVLPLKVALASFLSYLPIFVVMIFFAIVSGYLNILMILLPLLLALLLLIMIGFAYFLSAFGVFFRDLKDIISVFCSVNLFLQPILYNPSSVPSKLQFIFYCNPFSYLIWCWQDIIFWGHPVHLIAWFVLPSSVVFLLFVGIRFFNLTKRYFGEII
- a CDS encoding glycosyltransferase produces the protein MYVISLKLTDIIKFFNSLGESRFYLVIPFEMNEDIFIDNNENDIYLGSYTPNYNYLDVNLTNEGVNWRRIESFLLKRQPIFFLGPKELLTKKIFMQAIISLQPRIYFAIYQGITPYLLSKYIKDRLVFLLSRAKRYLSRSSLINRVISDKLKVEISKFFFRYKNIEEKSSSHLLFAELLAKIYTESSSCFEASDLTILINNSLAAGGAERQLVNTLFGLKEKAEYQTLKLYCNYLEPLSEYGFYLPLLKDKNIAVESLQYDKFRNKIVYLKNYDHASLMNFLPIEIFHEILALYMRFKADRPKIVHAWQDSTSIKAAIAALIAGVPRIIISLRNVAPVNFAYYQPYMDSCYKALAELPHITFVNNSSAGAESYAKWLQIPVNRFIILRNGVNLMHLTRLSEHEVKLKKQELGIPSDAVVLGSMFRFYSEKRPMLWVEIAIHFLQKMPSTYVVLAGDGPYKKDMLRLIKKNNLESRFIFTDKVTNIAPILSIMDVFLLASKYEGTPNVVLEAEWLGIPVFTTEAGGAGEAINDKITGILVKDENPALISDQIINAVANNEFRNIRFDGPKFVKENFAIDTMVNNTVKIYQLRMEHV